Proteins found in one Candidatus Diapherotrites archaeon genomic segment:
- a CDS encoding Lrp/AsnC family transcriptional regulator — protein sequence MRDLDKVDILILQRLLDDGRASFSQLARETKLTDVAIKKRFERLRRQGIIQSVKADLNLDALGFGKPIFILLKTDPGKNKQIVKRLTDLEPILEFHELLGEHAFMVKAVCPDMNHTKRFLDELGYVDGIKELHSLPVVVEKKLHSLPALPFQKRF from the coding sequence ATGCGCGACCTGGACAAAGTGGACATCCTCATCCTTCAACGACTCCTCGATGATGGGCGCGCCTCGTTCTCCCAGCTGGCGCGGGAGACCAAGCTCACGGATGTGGCCATCAAGAAGCGTTTCGAGCGTTTACGCCGCCAGGGGATTATTCAATCCGTGAAAGCCGATCTCAACCTAGATGCGTTGGGTTTCGGTAAACCCATCTTCATTCTCCTCAAGACTGATCCAGGCAAGAACAAACAAATAGTTAAACGCCTCACTGACCTCGAACCCATCCTCGAATTCCATGAGCTCTTGGGCGAGCATGCCTTCATGGTGAAAGCGGTATGCCCCGATATGAATCACACCAAGCGCTTCCTGGATGAATTGGGTTACGTGGATGGGATTAAGGAACTCCATTCCCTCCCCGTGGTGGTGGAAAAAAAACTCCACTCCCTCCCGGCACTGCCTTTCCAGAAGCGGTTCTGA
- a CDS encoding asparagine synthase-related protein yields MIGNELTGMVPPSEPDFERLGRALTNAIRKIVPAGEKVGIAFSGGLDSGVLAWVAREGGMDIQLIVCGTAGSHDVSNAIAYAKDWGLSVSVETLTGETIRNDREQVKRILQTEDRLQTMLGGINLAMARRAHAEGLTHVIVGTGADAIFAGFFIFQKYRDDDRGCEQVRAEKMETLQGLDIPRENACAREYQINLHAPYMDPIFMEEALKISAIRNLQGKYGPLRKGVLRELAERMRVPEAIVRAPKKAMQYGSGVSKIVGGL; encoded by the coding sequence ATGATTGGGAATGAACTAACCGGGATGGTGCCCCCATCGGAACCGGATTTCGAACGTCTGGGCCGAGCGCTGACGAACGCGATTCGGAAAATAGTTCCAGCGGGAGAAAAGGTGGGGATTGCCTTCTCGGGGGGATTGGATTCGGGGGTGCTGGCTTGGGTTGCTCGGGAGGGGGGGATGGATATTCAGTTGATTGTATGCGGGACCGCGGGATCGCATGATGTTTCAAATGCAATAGCGTACGCAAAGGATTGGGGTTTATCTGTGTCGGTGGAAACGCTTACTGGAGAAACGATACGGAATGATCGCGAACAAGTTAAACGTATATTGCAAACGGAAGATCGCCTGCAAACCATGTTGGGGGGAATTAATCTGGCTATGGCCCGCCGGGCCCATGCCGAAGGGTTGACTCACGTGATTGTTGGAACGGGAGCGGATGCTATTTTTGCTGGATTTTTCATTTTCCAAAAATACAGGGACGATGACAGAGGATGCGAGCAGGTTCGCGCTGAAAAAATGGAGACATTGCAAGGTTTGGATATCCCGCGGGAAAACGCCTGCGCGAGGGAATACCAAATTAACCTGCATGCACCTTACATGGATCCCATTTTCATGGAGGAAGCCCTGAAAATCAGTGCCATCCGGAATCTGCAGGGGAAATACGGGCCGCTGCGGAAAGGCGTGTTGCGCGAACTAGCGGAAAGGATGAGGGTTCCCGAAGCGATCGTACGGGCACCCAAGAAAGCCATGCAGTATGGGAGCGGTGTTTCTAAAATAGTGGGAGGGCTCTGA
- a CDS encoding DNA topoisomerase I: MILIIAEKSIAGERIAQVLSDSPIKMNQRGHAKSFSFTRQGKEHMVLPLRGHVVEVNFPPRFSYWKGTDLQTLVQAPIDYLPSDPAIASLLREMGKKATLVIIATDADREGESIGVEALRILQETNPHVKVERAYFSAMTPKELQKSFSTLSPVDYHLSDSADSRREIDLVWGAVLTRFVSLMANRVGKEFISVGRVQTPVLAIIVNREKERQAFQIKPFWELIAHAEKDNISFDATHARGKFWEEEKAKSIHDKLLNTHQGVVKKVTKRQRTIAKPLPFNTTQFLRSATVLGLSAGQAMNIAESLYMQGYISYPRTDNTVYPNTLDLHELLGELKAHPAYIPFVDQILQKPLSPSGGAKESKDHPPIHPTKIPPHHRLSEKEWKVFDLIARRFLATFLEAAHTENMNVELSILDEPFIANGQTILSPGWKAVYPYSVLKEVILPSLKSGDVVAIKKIDFLKKETVPPTRYSQSGLLKIMEDQGLGTKSTRHSVIQKLYSRKYISGLKSVEPNQIAFAVIDSLERHCEIVTQPKMTADLEKEMDQVADGQKKKELVVDDSRKMLKDVLAQLLQHKMDIAVELKKAFIHQDVLAICPRDQGNLVIRRAGATGKRFLGCSNYPNCTQTYPLPQKGNLSSLKKECTHCHAPMILLTGSRFKLEICLNMDCPSKDEWKRKQAAIALASAAAPKTSPSSPSPPNPSFPPPSAPPKTLSHSRSASPSRKQPKKSPLPPEDV, encoded by the coding sequence ATGATTCTCATCATCGCCGAGAAGTCCATCGCGGGCGAGCGCATCGCTCAGGTTCTTTCAGATTCCCCGATTAAGATGAACCAGCGCGGCCATGCAAAATCGTTTTCTTTCACCCGTCAGGGGAAGGAACACATGGTTCTCCCTCTCCGTGGCCATGTCGTTGAGGTGAATTTTCCCCCACGTTTTTCATATTGGAAGGGCACCGATCTTCAAACCCTCGTACAGGCCCCCATCGACTACCTCCCATCTGATCCGGCCATCGCATCTCTCTTGAGGGAAATGGGAAAGAAGGCCACGCTCGTTATCATTGCCACGGATGCGGACCGCGAAGGGGAAAGCATTGGAGTGGAGGCTCTCCGCATCCTCCAGGAGACCAACCCTCACGTGAAGGTGGAACGCGCCTATTTTTCCGCCATGACCCCTAAGGAATTACAAAAAAGTTTCTCTACGTTGTCCCCCGTGGATTATCACTTATCCGATTCCGCCGATTCCCGGAGGGAAATAGATTTAGTGTGGGGCGCCGTACTAACCCGTTTTGTTTCCCTCATGGCCAATCGCGTGGGCAAAGAGTTCATCTCCGTGGGGCGCGTGCAAACCCCCGTGCTCGCCATCATCGTGAACCGCGAGAAGGAACGCCAGGCCTTCCAAATCAAACCCTTTTGGGAGCTCATCGCCCATGCCGAGAAGGACAACATTTCCTTCGATGCGACCCATGCCAGAGGCAAGTTCTGGGAGGAAGAGAAAGCCAAATCCATCCATGATAAGCTCCTCAACACCCATCAGGGGGTAGTAAAGAAAGTCACCAAGCGCCAGCGCACGATCGCCAAACCATTGCCCTTTAACACCACCCAGTTCCTCCGCTCCGCCACTGTATTAGGTTTGAGCGCGGGCCAAGCCATGAACATCGCGGAAAGTCTCTACATGCAGGGCTACATCTCCTATCCCCGCACCGACAACACAGTGTATCCCAATACTTTAGATTTGCACGAGCTCTTAGGTGAATTGAAAGCGCATCCCGCCTACATCCCTTTTGTGGACCAGATTCTCCAGAAACCATTATCCCCTTCCGGGGGCGCCAAGGAATCCAAGGACCACCCCCCCATCCACCCCACTAAGATTCCTCCCCACCACCGGTTGAGTGAGAAGGAATGGAAGGTCTTCGATCTCATCGCCCGGCGTTTCCTAGCCACGTTCCTGGAGGCCGCGCACACCGAAAACATGAATGTGGAACTATCCATCCTGGACGAACCTTTCATCGCCAATGGGCAGACTATTCTTTCTCCAGGGTGGAAAGCCGTCTATCCTTATTCAGTGCTCAAGGAAGTCATTCTCCCTTCTCTCAAATCGGGCGATGTGGTGGCCATCAAAAAAATAGATTTCCTCAAGAAAGAAACCGTTCCCCCCACCCGCTACTCCCAATCCGGTTTGTTGAAGATAATGGAGGACCAAGGACTCGGAACGAAATCCACGCGTCATTCCGTGATCCAAAAACTCTACTCCCGAAAATACATCTCCGGCCTCAAGAGCGTGGAACCCAATCAGATAGCGTTCGCGGTCATCGATTCTCTTGAGCGGCATTGCGAGATCGTCACTCAACCCAAAATGACGGCCGACTTGGAGAAAGAAATGGACCAGGTCGCGGATGGGCAGAAGAAAAAGGAGCTAGTGGTGGACGATTCCAGAAAGATGTTGAAGGATGTGCTCGCTCAACTCCTCCAGCACAAGATGGATATCGCCGTCGAACTGAAAAAGGCGTTCATCCACCAGGATGTGTTGGCCATTTGCCCCCGCGATCAGGGAAACCTGGTCATTCGTCGGGCGGGCGCCACGGGCAAACGTTTCCTCGGCTGCTCCAACTATCCCAATTGCACGCAGACCTATCCTCTTCCCCAGAAAGGGAACCTTTCCTCCCTGAAGAAGGAATGTACGCATTGCCATGCCCCCATGATCCTTCTCACGGGCTCTCGTTTCAAGCTCGAAATTTGTCTCAACATGGATTGCCCTTCCAAGGATGAATGGAAACGCAAGCAAGCGGCTATCGCCCTCGCTAGTGCTGCCGCACCTAAAACAAGTCCCTCTTCCCCTTCCCCCCCAAACCCCTCATTTCCCCCACCCTCAGCCCCCCCAAAAACTCTTTCCCATTCCCGCTCGGCTTCACCTTCACGCAAGCAACCTAAAAAATCCCCTCTCCCTCCAGAGGATGTATGA
- a CDS encoding Mov34/MPN/PAD-1 family protein, whose translation MPETYTISPLVLANLMMAAKKVYPDEFICLVASSPQRPRHISELVILPAEFGKTHSQIRLDLSPYDPFVLGIVHSHPSPDMRASSADRNIFARFGKIHLILGHPYSLSDFRAYDNQGHRVPLAIIE comes from the coding sequence ATGCCTGAGACGTATACTATTTCCCCTCTCGTCCTCGCCAATCTGATGATGGCCGCCAAGAAAGTATACCCGGATGAATTCATCTGCCTGGTTGCCTCTTCTCCCCAACGGCCGCGACATATCTCCGAGCTCGTGATCCTCCCTGCCGAATTTGGGAAGACCCATTCCCAGATCCGATTGGATTTATCCCCCTACGATCCCTTCGTCTTAGGCATCGTGCATTCCCACCCTTCCCCCGACATGCGCGCATCCTCGGCCGACCGCAATATATTTGCACGCTTTGGAAAGATCCATCTCATCCTGGGCCATCCCTACTCCCTGTCCGATTTCCGCGCCTATGATAACCAGGGCCACCGTGTCCCCCTGGCAATCATCGAATAG